The genomic segment CTTAGACAAAAGCCTGCGAATCCCGTTGAAATTGTCAGAAAAGTCCTGTCAATAAATGATACTTGGCTGTTTTAAGGAGAGtgtcaaggccaggtgcggtggctcacgcctgtaatcccagcactttgggaggccgaggcgggtggattacgaggtcagaagttcgagaccagcctggccaacatggttgaaaccccatctctactaaaaatacaaaaattagctgagcgtggtggcaggcccttgtaatcccagctactcgggaggctgaggcaggagaatcacttgaatccatgagccagaggttgcagtgagctgagattacaccattgtactccagcctgggcagtagaatgactccatcaaaaaaaaaagaaaaggatagtGTCCACCATCTTCAGATTCTCAGAGATATCCGACCCCAAGTCAGATCCAGATTGTGACCTTCATCTCACTGCATCCCCTTCTTTTATGGGTGGAGAGGAGGGTCTTGGCCAAGGTTACGGGTGAACAGGCGGTTATGGAGCTGGAACATGGGTTTGCCGATTTGACCTGGCGTTCTTTCTGCCTGAGCGTGCCCCTCTGCAGGAGGGTAGAAGCCCCAGGAGGATGTTATAAAGAGACTGTGGGGTGGGGATGAGGTTCCTAAACTGGGTAATAATAAAGCTCGCTTTTATTGAGGGTTTGTTGTGTGCCAGACACTACCTGTTTTACATGGATTGACTCTTAATCCTCACAAGAAGCCTTCGAGGCTTGTCccatttattcccattttacagatgtggaaacaggtGCAGAAAGTTGAGAGCTTGCCAGAGTCATACAGGCTAATCAAGGGCAGGGGAGTCAGGGTCGAAGCCAGGCAGACTGTAAAAGGAGAgcagtggggaaggaaggagccCACACCCCTACCTAGGGCAGGAGGGGTGAGAGGACAGGAATTCCCTGCTTGCTGGGGGCCAGGCTGGTGTGCGGCTAATGGAGAAACTTCAACATTAGGCTGTCCACTCTGAGCCTGCCACATACATAGCAAACACCTTATAAAGAGTCACTGTCCTTGATGGAATGACTGCCATAGGTACCGCCATCTCCCTACCCCCGTCCCTCCAGCCCTCGTGGGTTGACCGTGGTTGTGTGCCCACTGCTGGCTGTTCCCAGCCCAGATCTGATGAGCTGGCTCCTTTGCATGGGGGTGACTTGCAAGGCCCAGGTGAGGAGCAGCGGGTGTCTGGCCCGGAGCATGCTCCTGGTGACCTCGGGTCCACAGGTCTCCAGGAACTGGGGACAGCTGGTGGTCAGCCCTGCAGCTGGGGAGGAGACAGCCCCAGGGTGTACTGGCCACCCAGCCTGCACCAGCTGAGCCCGTCGCTTCTGGGAAGCCTGCTCTGTACTTCTCAGGTCGTGCACTGTGTTCTCAGAAGGGCCTGGGTGTGCCCTGGGAGAGCAGCCACCACCCCTCTGCATGTCCTCAGAGCAGGGCATGAAGGACAAGCCTCTGCTTGGGTGTGAGGATGTGGGGCCAACAGGAATGGTGGCTGGTGATtgcttttttaaatgcttttattttaaccatAGTAAAACAcgcataacaaaatttaccattttgaccACTGATGGTGGTTggtgttaattttaatttaattatttaattgttattattatttttgagttagagtctcactctgttgcccaggctggagtgcagtggcacgatctcagctcactgcaacctccactgcccgggttcaagtgagtctcccgcctcagcctcccaagtagctgggattacaggcgtgtgccactacgcccagctattttttttaatttttagtagagatggggtttcaccatgttagccaggctcgtctccaactcctgacctcaggtgatccacccacctcagcttcccaaagtgctggaattacaggcatgagccactggccccggcctgattttattttttttagagataaggtcttgctctggtgcccagactggagggcggTGGTGCGGTCATAGCTCACCaccacctcaaactcctgtgctccagcaatccttctccgtcagactcccaagtagccagaactacaggtgtacaccaccacccccagctaatttaaaaaaattttttgtagaggtgaggtttctctgtgttgcctggctgctctctaactcctggcctcaagcagtcctcccaccgcGGCCTCCACAAAGTgtagagattacaggcgtgagccactgtgcctgcagCTGGTTTCTAATACCTGACCAGGTGGTAATAGCCGTGATTTGGGAGGTGGTACCATGTACCAGCTCTcatttaattgttaaaataattctatgaattggctgggtgtggtggctcatacctgtaatccccacactttgggaggctgaggcgggcaggtggatcacctgaggttggaagttcgagaccagcttggccaacgtggtgaaaccctgtctgtaccaaaagtacaaaaaagtagtCAAGTgtaggcacatgcctgtagtcccaggtacttgggaggctgaggcaggaggatcacttgaacccaggaggtggaggttgcagtcagccgagatcgcaccactgggctccagcctgggcaaaagaacacAACtctgtctgggggaaaaaaaaatcctatgaaCTAGTATTATATCCCTATTTCTACAGATAAGAAagttgaggcttagagaggttaagtgactttcccaggGTTGCACAGTTAGTGAGTGCCAGGACTGGGATTCAGATCCAGGCAGCCTTGGCTCCTGCTCTCTGTAGGACTTTATGCCACTCTCATCCCCAAGTGAATAGGCCTTACTATCCCCATTATAGATAaatgaaaactgaggcttggagaggccACGCGACTGACCAGGGTCGCAGAGCCTGACAGGAGGAGAGCCAGGACTGAAGATTAGCAGTGGGGGCTGGGACTGCTGGCACTCATTCCGCCTGTCCCCCTGCAGGTGGCAATGGTGGAGGTGCAGCTGGACGCTGACCACGACTACCCGCCAGGGCTGCTCATCGCCTTCAGTGCCTGCACCACGGTGCTGGTGGCTGTGCACCTGTTTGCACTCATGATCAGCACCTGCATCCTGCCCAACATCGAGGCGGTGAGCAACGTGCACAACCTCAACTCGGTCAAGGAGTCCCCCCACGAGCGCATGCACCGCCACATAGAGCTGGCCTGGGCCTTCTCCACCGTCATCGGCACGCTGCTTTTCCTGGCCGAGGTCGTGCTGCTCTGCTGGGTCAAGTTCTTGCCCCTCAAGAAGCAGCCAGGCCAGCCGAGGCCCACCAGCAAGCCCCCCGCCAGTGGTGCAGCCGCCAACGTCAGCACCAGCGGCATCACCCCGGGCCAGGCAGCCGCCATCGCCTCGACCACCATCATGGTGCCCTTCGGCCTGATCTTTATTGTCTTCGCCGTCCACTTCTACCGCTCACTGGTCAGCCATAAGACGGACCGACAGTTCCAGGAGCTCAACGAGCTGGCGGAGTTTGCTCGCTTACAGGACCAGCTGGACCACAGAGGGGACCACCCCCTGACGCCCGGCAGCCACTATGCCTAGGCCCATGTGGTCTGGGCCCTTCCAATTCTTTGGCCTTACGCCCTTCCCCATGACCttgtcctgccccagcctcacggACAGCCTGTGCAAGGGGCTGGGCTTCAGCAAGGGGCAGAGCGTGGAGGGAAGAGGCTTTTTGTAAGAGAAATTTCTGCACTTTGAAACTGTCCTCTAAGAGAATAAGCATTTCCTGTTCTTCCAGCTCCAGGAAGAGCCGGAGGGGGCCAAAGTGGGGCCACACACTCGCTgtgtcccctctcctcccctgtgCCAGTGCCACCTGGGTGCCTCCTCCTGTCCGTCTCAACCTCCCTTCCGTCCAGCGttgagtgtgtacatgtgtgtgtgacACATAAATATACTCATAAGGACACCTCCTTCCTGTGTCTTGTTTTTATTGGGCCTGGGCTACTGGTATTATGCCTCACCCTGATTAGGTGAGCCTCTAcgaaaacttaaaacaaattttaagccaggtatggtggcacacacctgtggtctcagctattcaggaggccaaggcaggaggatctcttgagcccaggaatttgagaccccatctcaaacaaaaaatacaaaaattagccaggcatcgcacctgcaattccagctcctttgagagattgaggcaggaagattgcctgagcccaggaggccaaggctgcaatgagctatggtaacaccactatactccagcctgggcaacagagggagacgctctaaaaaaaaaggaaaactttgctcagcacggtggctcacgcctgtaatcctagcactctgggaggtcgaggcgggcagatcatctgaggtcgggagttcgaggccagcctgaccaacatggagaaaccccgtgtctactaaaaatacaaaattagtcgtgCGTgttggcgcatgcttgtaatccctgctactctggaggctgaggcaggagaatcgtttgaacccgggaggcggaggttgcggtgagccgagatcacgccactgccctcccacctgggcaacaagagtgaaactctgtctcaaaaaaagaaaaaaattcaacattttattttgagaaatttcaaACCTACAAAAAGTTGCATGAATAGTGTCTATCTGAAATACATATTCAGTCTTTTCtttagaagtctttttttttttttttgagacagagcctcactctgtcacccaggctgcagtgcagtggtgcaatctgtaAAGTCACCGTGAACACTGACTTAGCACATACCGAACCATCGCTCCTAGGAGAAATACAGGGTTGCGTTCCTGTGAGCTTTGGTCATGATATTTTCATCAGCTGATCAATATGTAAtcttgttttatgtgtatttctgtttaaagaaatatacatacatatatatatatatatatatatatatggttgaGTTGTTACTATTGAACTCACAGCCCACAAGACTAGAACACATGCCTAAATAAAGCTTATCTAACATACCTATTTTCTCCATATGTGTGTCCATCATAACCGTCTTGCATTGAGGAATACTAGACAGCATTCTAGTATTACACTTGGGGACAATTTTgtttattctactttattttatgtgtgtgtgtgtatatatatgtatatgtatatgtgtatacacacacataaatatataatgtacacacataaatatatgttgcatatatacacgtgtgtgtgtgtatatatatatatatatatattttttttttttttgagacagagttttgctcttgttgcccaggctggagtgcaatggcactatctcagctcactgcaacctccaccttgtggcttcttcttttttttttttttctttgagacaaaatctcactttgttccccaggttggagtgcagtggcacaatctccgctcactacaaactttgcctcccaggttcaagttattctcctgcctcagcctcttgagtagctgggattacaggcatgcaccaccatacccagctgatttttgtgtttttagtagagacggggttttaccatgttggccaggctggtcttgatctgacctcaagcagtccacctaccttggtctcccaaagtgctgggattacagatgggagccactgcacccagcccaccttccggtttcaagcgattctcctgcctcagcctcctgaatacttaggattacaggcacctactaccacacccagctaattttttgtattttcagtagagatggggtttcgctatgtcggctggtctggaactcctgaccccatgatccacctgccttggcctcccaaagtgctgggattataggcgtgagccactgtgcccagccatatatatatacacacatatatatatatatatatgtgtgtgtatatatatatatatatatattttttttttttttttgagatggagtcttactctgttacccaagctggagtgcagtggcacaagctactgtgcccagccatgtccagctaatttttctaaaaaattttatcgagatggggtctcgctgtgttgcccaagctggtcttggactcctgagctcaagtgatcctctttccttggcctcccaaagcagtgggtttataggcatgagccactgcacccagctgggaaCCATTATAAACggcaaaatcaccaacaaaaagcataaaaatgtggaaaatgtgaCACTAAGTAGACTgtgaaaaggacacttgtttgCACTATGAGAGCTGAGACAAGAAAGCAGAGTGTCCTCGTGCTCGACCCCTCAGGAAACTGGCAAAGTCACAGACACTGActgaaggctgaggagggactGTCTTCCCCGAGCCATGTGCTGTAGTTACGCATATGGTCCTTCATGCCTAAATACTCCTCCTAAAACTAAGGACATTTCCCGATGTAACGACAATCCAGTGATGAAATCCAGGCAATTATCAGATACAACATTCCTGTTCAGTTTCCTAAATATCCCAGTAATGTCCCTTCCAGCCATGTTTTTTCCACTTGAGGATTGTGTatcacaatgagatgtcacttcctagtctcctttattctttttatttcattattatttttttgagacagagtctcactctgtcgcccaggctggagtgcggtggcgtgatcttggctcactgcaaactctgcctcctagtttcaagtgattcttctgcctcagccgcccgagtagctgggattacaggtgcccgccaccacacctggctaatttttgtatttttagtagagaagatgtttcaccatgttggacaggctggtctcagactcccagcctcaagtgatccactcgccttggccttccaaagtgctaggattacaggcatgagccactgcgcccagccttagtCTCCTTTAATTTGGAACAAttcctcagctttttttttttttttttttttttttcttttttttgagacggagtctcgctctgtcacccaggctggagtgctgtggccggatctcagctcactgcaagctccgcctcccgggttcccaccattctcctgcctcagcctcccgagtagccgggactacaggcgcccgccacctcgcccggctagttttttttttttttttttttttttttgtattttttagtagagacgggatttcaccgtgttagccaggatggtctcgatctcctgacctcgtgatccgcccgtctcggcctcccaaagtgctgggattacaggcttgagccaccgcgcctggcccttttttttttatttgtttgtgtttgagacagggacttgctctgtcacccacactagggtacaacctcagcctcttaggctcaagcaatccttccatctcagcctcctgagtagctgggaatataggcacatgccactacgtctggataatgtttgtattttttgtagaatcagggcctctctcttgcccaggctggtcttgaactcctggcttcaagggatcctcccaccttggcctcccaaagtgctgagattgcagttGTGAGCCCCGGCACCCAGGCTAGCCTttgtctttaaatttcttttttttttttttttgagacaggatcttactctgtcacccaggctggagtacagtggcatgatcacagctcactacagctttgacctcccaagctcaagcgatcctctcacttcagcctcccaaatggctagtactacaggtgcctgccaccatgcacagctaatcttcatattttttgtagagacagggttttgccatgttgccctggctgtttttttcactttttgtggagacaaggactgactgtgttgcccaggctgctcgcaaactcctggctcaagagatCTATCCTCCCATcttattacaggtatgagccaccatgcctggcccagatgtTGTCTCCTTATTATAATCAGATTGTGCATTTGGGCAGGAATATTATGTAAGTGAGATTTTTATCAGgatttgtttaaaataacaaaataagcagggcatggtggctcacttgtGATCTCAAtacagagaggctgaggtgggaggatcacttgagcccagttgttcaagaccagcctgggcatcttgagaccctgtctctacaaaaaacaaaaagattgcctgggcatggtggtggtgcacctgcagtcccagctatttgagaggctgaggtgggaggactgcatgagcctGGAAGGTAAGGCCTGCAGTCAGCAGtaatgatgccactgcactccagcctgagtgacagaatgggactctgtctcaaaaataacaacatgAGAatatcggccgggcacagtggctcacgcctataatcccagcactttggaaggctgagacgggcagatcacttgtagtcaggagttcaagaccagcctggccaatatgacgaaaccctatctgtaataaaaatacaaaaattagccaggtgtggccgggcgcggtggctcaagcctgtaatcccagcactttgggaggccgagacgggcggatcacgagttcaggagatcgagaccatcccggctaacacggtgaaaccccgtctctactaaaatacaaaaaaaattagccgggcgaggtggcgggcgcctgtactcccagctactcgggaggctgaggcaggagaatggcgtgaacccgggaggcagggcttgcagtgagctgagatccagccactgcactccagcctgggcaacagagccagactccgtctcaaaaaaaaaaaaaattagccaggtgtggtagtgcacagtAATCCcggctacacaggaggctgaggcaggaggatcacttgacctcgggaggtggaggttgcagcgagctgagatcacgccacggcactcccacctggacaacagaggaagatgtcttaaaaaaaaaaaaaaaaggctgggcatggtggctcacacctgtaatcccagcactttgggaggccaagactgatggatcacaaggtcaggagttcaagaccagctttggcaacatggtgaaaccccgtctctactaaaaatacaaaaattagctgggcgtgttggcacacacctgtaatcccagctactcgggaggctgaggcaggagaattgtttgaatccagaaggcagaggttgcagtgagctgagattacaccactgcactccagcctgggcaacagagcaagactccatctcaaaaaaaaaaaaaaaatcattatgtgCAGTTGCTATTCTACGCACTATGCATCAACTCATTTCACCCTCGGCACCCTTATATGGTGGGTACTATTATTAGCTCCACTTTGCCGAAGGTAAAATTCATGCCCGTGGAAGTTAAGTAAAttgccaggatttgaacctggatAGTCTGACTCAGAGCCTAGGCCCTCACAAAGATCTTACTTGGGCTGATTCTGGCTTTGTTTGAAATgggcggccgggcgtggtggctcacacctgtaatcccagcactatgggaggctgaggcaggtggatcacctgaggtcagcagtgtttgagatcagcttgaccaacatggtgaaaccccatctctactaaaaatataaaacttagacaggcgtggtggtgcgcacctgtaatcccagctacttgggaggctgaggcagaagaatcacttgaacctgggaggcggaggttgcagtgagccaagatcgcaccattgcactccagcctgggcgatgagcaaaattcagtctcaaataaatatataaacacatacatacacacattacatacatacatacatacattaaaGAAATGTTGGAAGCCCCAGCTGCATGGGACCACCTTCTTACAGAGCAACAGCGAGCAGCAGCTGCACTGCAGCCACACTCTCCCCAGGGCCTATTTTTTCCACAGTCCCCAGCACTCCCTCTTATCTCACACCAGGCCAGCTTCACTCATGTGACTTTCTTGGCCTCATTAGGCCTTTGAGTTTGAGATTTTTGTCTGTCCCAAACACCTAATATATAAAGCGGTtatgctcatgcctgtaatcccagcactttaggtggaCGAGGCAGGTAGAtgacttgaacccaagagtttgagaccagcctgggcaacatggcaaaactctgtctctacacaaaatacaaaaattagttgggcgtggaggcacgcgcctgtaatcctagctactcgggagactgaggcgggaggattgcttgagcctgggaagtagagggtgcggtgagccttgattgtgctactggactccagcctaagtgagggaccctgtctcaaaaaagaacagtttaaaccaatttttaaattagttttataaaataatgtagtCTGGCTGAAGTGAAATGTGGGTGGAGCATCGGCAGGCCtgatatttctctttctcctatcATTGTTGTCCCAGGTGCTTCACAGAACCCCAAGACTCTGGAGAAACACAATTTGGAAAGTGTGGActtgagttcttgtcctgtgcgGACTGGGACACAGTGAACGGCAGCTTCATAGTCTGGGTGGGGAAGGGGACCCTCCTTTTCCCTCCAGCAGCATTTGGAGTCCTGTGTCACATGCTCCGGGATccacacttctttttttgtttgtttgttttgttttgagacgaagtctcattctgtcacccaggctggagtgcagtggtgaaatcttggctcactgcaacctctgtcttccgggttcaaaggatcctcctgcctcagcctcccaagtagctgggattacaggtacacattaccacgcctggctaatttttgtattttttggtacagatggaggtttcaccatgttggccaggctagtgttgaactcctggcctcatgtgatccacccgcttcagcttcccaaagtgttgggactacaggtatgagccaccgcgcctggcctaatccACACTTCTGAAGGGTATCAAGTAGGATGGGGGAGGGACCTCTGTGAACCTTCGCTGCTCCCCAGAGaagtcctggacattttttttttgagaccaagtctcactctgttgcccaagctggagtacagtggcacgatttcagctcactgcaacctctgcctcctggattcaagggattctcctgcctcagcctcccaagtagctgggactacaggcatgacccaccacgcccggctaatttttgtatttttagcagagatgggctttcaccacgctggccaggctggtttccaactcctgacctcaggtgatccacctgcctcagcctcccaaagtgctaggattacaggtgtgagccaccatgcccggccgtccTGGACATCTTTTACGTATTCCCCTAAGACAGCCACCTCCCTACTTCCGCAGGGATGTGAGATCCAGCTGGAATCATTTCTGAGCTAGGATCCTGTTGTCCTGGGTTCTTGTTCCCAAACTGTCCTGGACTCAAGACTCATCAGCCTGGCTTGTCAAATGCAGGTTTCAAAGCCCTTGGATTCTGATTTAAGTAGCTCTGGGTGTGTCTTTGGAATCTATTTCTAACAAAGCACCCGAGGTGCTCTCACACCCAGGCAACTTAGACAAACACTCCTAGCTAGGAGCACAGTctctttaacttcattttttttacattttgaatacATAATACGTTCACATGCTTCCAAACACAACAGAGAAAAGTTGTTCTTCAGCTCCTGTTCCCAAGTCCCCAATTCTCCCTGGAGACAACCATATTTGCCAGTTTTTTGTGTTCAAATCTAGGGACATTTTATACATAAACAAGCACACCctcttcccactttttttttttttttgagatggagtcttactctgttgcccaggctggagtgcagcagtgtgatctcggctcggcgtgatcttggctcaccactacctccgcctcctgggttcaagtgattctcctgcctcagcctcccttgtagctgggattataggccagctaaattttgtatttttagtggagacagggtttcaccatgtttttcaggctggtctcgaactccggacctcttgatccacctgcctcagcctcccaaagtgctaggattacaggcatgagccatcatgcccgttcctcactttttttttttaaatggtaaccCTTTATATACACTCTCCTGCATATTTAGAGCAGCTAGACCTAAGTTTAAGCACAGTACTGGCTTGATGACTTGTGAtcctccctgaacctcagtttcctcctctaaaATGGCAGGAATAGCAAGACACCTCACTGTTGTTGGGGAGTCCCAGGAGAGAATGCTTGCCGCGAAGCTGTCAGCACAGGGCCTGGAATAGAGTGAGTGCTCCGTATCTGGAAGTTATGATTAGTTGTGCATTCTAgggtggccaggctgggcttcCCAGTGCCAGAGGTACAGACTGAGAACCACACCCTTGGTGAGGCCACCCACTTATGACTTAGGGGGCAGAGAGAACCTCAGTAAGGTCAGTGGTGTTTATTGAGGCTTTACTATGTGCTATGTGCCTCTTGCTGAGTTCTTAGCTAGAATCGTGGTATTTCAgggtttttcaactttttttttttttttttttttttttttaatatggtgtgtctcgctgtgtcacccaggctggagtgcaatggcgcgatctcggttcactgcaacctttgcctcccaggttcaagcgattctcctccctcagcctcccaagtagttgggattacaggtgctgatttttttttttttttttggtagcatgGTGACATTGC from the Macaca thibetana thibetana isolate TM-01 chromosome 11, ASM2454274v1, whole genome shotgun sequence genome contains:
- the ORAI1 gene encoding calcium release-activated calcium channel protein 1, whose translation is MHPEPAPPPSRSSPELPPSGGSTTSGSRRSRRCSGDGEPPGAPPPPPPPPAVTYPDWIGQSYSEVMSLNEHSMQALSWRKLYLSRAKLKASSRTSALLSGFAMVAMVEVQLDADHDYPPGLLIAFSACTTVLVAVHLFALMISTCILPNIEAVSNVHNLNSVKESPHERMHRHIELAWAFSTVIGTLLFLAEVVLLCWVKFLPLKKQPGQPRPTSKPPASGAAANVSTSGITPGQAAAIASTTIMVPFGLIFIVFAVHFYRSLVSHKTDRQFQELNELAEFARLQDQLDHRGDHPLTPGSHYA